Proteins encoded within one genomic window of Triticum aestivum cultivar Chinese Spring chromosome 2D, IWGSC CS RefSeq v2.1, whole genome shotgun sequence:
- the LOC123051203 gene encoding protein SRC2, whose amino-acid sequence MAHRALEVTLLSAKDLKNVNLITRMEVYAVATISGDPITRQCTPPDPHGGRNPTWNATLRFSVPATAEEARGGCLHILLRAERMFGGDRDVGEVIVPLAEILTGGGFGATSSPQFASYQVCKVHRSETHGLLYLTYRLGPVVPPSPPGKPADGWPVVGYPAPQPQVMPSSPATPAGHGDGPFSPAKPAAGYDVLPSPKPYGYGTTPPSLKPTDQVVSMTTSPKPVGRVVSMPPSPKPVEHVVSMPPSPKPAGRAVSMPSSPRTAGHEVPMPSSPKSPGGHVSSPKSAGGYVPSSLKPSGHVVPPSPKPDASMAVPPSPKPAGGHNIAMPSSPKPFGGHASVPPSPTPYGEAVGERIFTMTEIYRCPIIQRGAATTPN is encoded by the coding sequence ATGGCGCACAGAGCACTGGAGGTGACCCTCCTGTCGGCCAAGGACCTGAAGAACGTGAACCTGATCACGCGCATGGAGGTGTACGCGGTGGCGACCATCTCCGGCGACCCGATCACGCGGCAGTGCACCCCGCCGGACCCGCACGGCGGCCGCAACCCGACGTGGAACGCGACGCTGCGGTTCAGCGTCCCGGCCACCGCCGAGGAGGCCCGGGGCGGCTGCCTCCACATCCTCCTCCGCGCGGAGCGCATGTTCGGCGGCGATCGTGACGTGGGCGAGGTCATCGTGCCCCTGGCGGAGATCCTCaccggcggcggcttcggggccaCCAGCTCGCCGCAGTTCGCTTCCTACCAGGTCTGCAAGGTGCACCGCTCCGAGACGCACGGCCTGCTCTACCTCACCTACCGCCTCGGCCCCGTCGTCCCGCCGTCGCCGCCTGGGAAACCGGCTGACGGGTGGCCGGTCGTCGGGTACCCGGCGCCGCAGCCGCAGGTGATGCCGTCTTCGCCTGCAACACCAGCCGGCCATGGGGATGGGCCGTTTTCGCCGGCAAAACCAGCTGCTGGCTATGACGTGTTGCCGTCTCCAAAACCTTATGGGTACGGGACGACGCCGCCGTCTCTAAAGCCAACCGATCAGGTGGTGTCCATGACAACTTCTCCAAAACCAGTCGGGCGTGTGGTGTCTATGCCACCGTCTCCAAAACCAGTTGAACATGTGGTATCCATGCCGCCGTCTCCGAAACCAGCCGGGCGTGCAGTCTCCATGCCATCTTCTCCAAGGACAGCCGGGCACGAGGTGCCCATGCCGtcttctccaaaatcacccggcgGACATGTGTCGTCTCCGAAATCAGCCGGTGGATATGTGCCGTCATCTCTGAAACCATCCGGTCATGTCGTGCCACCATCTCCAAAACCAGACGCGTCTATGGCCGTGCCGCCGTCTCCAAAGCCTGCCGGTGGGCATAATATAGCCATGCCGTCGTCTCCGAAACCATTCGGCGGGCATGCGTCCGTGCCGCCGTCCCCAACTCCATATGGTGAGGCGGTGGGCGAACGCATTTTTACCATGACAGAAATCTACCGGTGTCCCATTATCCAGCGAGGAGCTGCCACCACCCCTAACTAG
- the LOC123048414 gene encoding receptor-like protein 15, producing MSYYVSWRCLFLVLGILNSMFLSCSGCFIEERAALMDISSWFMSVQYMVPTSWGGDDDCCSWERVTCNSSTRRISHLDLSQDLTPYSPSMEDESSNLNLKIFSSFRELQLLDFSGQEANLQNFEGLQGLSKLKYLDLSDNQLFGGIPRSIGRLVSLEAINLNRNNMGGALQNIGFQNLRNLRELHLRSNGLSGSLPASLFALPFLEHLDLSENLFEGHIPINSSWNLRELYLTSNQLSGSIPASLFAPLYLEYLDLSGNFLQGPIPINSSWKCSSLLKTIRLSDNKLSGPFDFFWIRNCTKLKQIDLSRNTDLVVQVKMHGWVPKFRLRTLKLSWCNLDKSIITEPHFLRTQHRLKFLDLSNNNLPGSMPSWLLTNEVTLIYLNLANNLLVGSLDLIWQHQTNLKLVNISLNLVEGQLSANISLMFPNLVVLDVSHNIISGTIPPSLCHMSNLSVMDLSNNKFTGKVPSCLFTDCHSLDILKLSNNTLGGKIFDGASSFSADLWGIYLDNNKFEGTFPRNLSGDVAIMDLHGNKMSGELDTSFWDLPELRALSLASNGLTGGIHRGICKLTLLDMLDLSDNYFTGRMPNCSTSLYLEFLSVSGNSLSGLPDVFFNSTYITALDLSHNQFTGNLDWMLYLTQISVILLSRNNFQGQISSNLCNLQHLSIIDISNNILSGSIPPCIGGIPFGLLDDAYEYDGWPSGGSSTYELGDYGVDSLYSSEYDLSGFTFTTKGNPYTYGRNFFMSMSGIDFSANMLSGEIPKEIGNLSHIKSLNLSNNLFTGPIPATFANMSEIESLDLSKNMLNGSIPWQITRLSSLEVFSVADNNLSGCLPATGQFSTFDMNSYKGNNNLRSCTSSSGPMAPNGVAGSVADDSDPILYVVGAISFVLAFWATITFVFCHPFGQRLILKL from the exons ATGAGCTACTATGTGTCATGGAGATGTTTATTCCTGGTCCTCGGCATACTGAACTCCATGTTTCTGAGTTGTTCGGGCTGCTTCATTGAGGAGAGAGCAGCCCTCATGGATATTAGCTCTTGGTTCATGAGCGTGCAGTACATGGTTCCCACTTCTTGGGGAGGCGATGATGACTGCTGCTCGTGGGAAAGGGTCACATGCAACAGTAGCACGCGACGAATATCGCATCTTGACCTTTCCCAGGACTTGACCCCATACTCGCCTAGTATGGAAGACGAAAGCTCGAATCTTAACTTGAAGATTTTTTCTTCGTTTCGGGAGCTTCAGCTACTGGATTTCTCTGGACAAGAAGCTAATTTACAAAATTTCGAGG GTCTCCAAGGATTGAGTAAGCTCAAGTATCTTGACCTCAGTGACAACCAATTGTTCGGGGGTATCCCAAGATCCATCGGCAGATTGGTTTCTTTGGAAGCCATAAATCTCAATCGAAACAACATGGGTGGGGCTCTTCAGAATATAG GTTTCCAAAATCTCCGGAACCTACGAGAATTGCATTTGAGATCCAATGGATTGAGCGGTAGCCTCCCTGCATCTTTATTTGCGCTTCCATTCCTTGAGCACTTGGATCTTTCAGAAAACCTCTTTGAAGGACATATACCTATAAACTCATCTTGGAACCTGCGAGAACTTTATTTGACATCCAATCAATTGAGTGGTAGCATCCCAGCATCCCTATTTGCACCCCTATACCTTGAGTACTTGGATCTTTCAGGAAACTTCTTGCAAGGACCTATACCTATAAACTCGTCTTGGAAATGTTCCTCGTTGCTTAAAACTATCAGGTTATCTGATAACAAGCTAAGCGGTCCATTTGATTTCTTCTGGATAAGAAACTGCACGAAGCTCAAACAGATAGATCTGTCCAGGAATACCGATTTGGTTGTTCAAGTGAAAATGCATGGCTGGGTACCTAAATTTAGATTGAGAACACTAAAGCTCTCTTGGTGTAACCTTGACAAGAGCATCATTACAGAACCACATTTCCTACGCACACAGCATCGTCTGAAGTTTCTTGATTTGTCCAACAATAATTTACCTGGAAGCATGCCCAGTTGGCTGTTGACAAATGAAGTGACACTAATTTACCTGAATCTTGCAAATAACTTACTAGTTGGATCATTAGATCTGATATGGCAACACCAAACCAATCTCAAACTGGTGAACATATCTCTGAACCTAGTTGAAGGACAGCTGTCAGCCAACATCAGTTTGATGTTTCCTAATCTGGTTGTTCTTGATGTTTCCCACAATATTATTTCTGGAACAATACCACCATCACTGTGCCACATGAGCAACTTATCAGTTATGGACCTATCAAATAACAAATTTACAGGAAAAGTGCCATCTTGCTTGTTCACTGATTGCCATAGTCTGGATATATTGAAGCTCTCAAACAATACTCTCGGGGGCAAGATATTTGATGGAGCTAGTAGCTTCTCTGCTGACCTGTGGGGAATATACCTAGACAACAACAAATTTGAAGGGACTTTCCCTAGAAATCTGTCTGGGGATGTAGCCATCATGGATTTACATGGTAATAAGATGTCGGGAGAACTGGACACTTCATTCTGGGATCTTCCTGAACTGCGTGCTTTGAGCCTTGCTAGTAATGGTTTAACTGGTGGCATTCACCGAGGAATTTGCAAATTAACACTTCTTGATATGTTAGATCTGTCAGACAACTACTTTACAGGGCGTATGCCAAACTGCAGCACTTCATTATACCTCGAGTTTCTGAGTGTGTCTGGGAATTCACTGTCAGGCTTGCCGGATGTCTTTTTCAACAGCACCTACATTACAGCTTTGGATCTCAGCCATAATCAGTTCACAGGCAACCTTGACTGGATGCTTTATCTTACTCAAATCAGTGTAATTTTGTTAAGCAGAAATAACTTTCAGGGGCAGATCTCTTCAAATCTGTGTAATCTCCAACACTTGAGTATAATTGACATTTCGAACAACATACTTTCGGGTTCCATACCACCATGTATTGGTggcattccatttggactccttgATGATGCTTATGAATACGATGGTTGGCCCTCAGGTGGTAGTAGTACTTATGAATTGGGGGATTATGGTGTGGACTCACTGTATAGCAGTGAGTATGACCTCTCAGGCTTCACCTTCACAACTAAAGGGAACCCCTATACATACGGACGGAACTTCTTCATGTCGATGTCTGGCATTGACTTTTCTGCAAACATGCTGTCAGGTGAGATTCCGAAGGAGATAGGGAATCTGAGCCACATCAAGTCACTCAATTTGTCGAACAATTTATTTACTGGACCAATTCCTGCAACCTTCGCAAACATGAGTGAGATCGAAAGCTTAGACCTATCAAAAAACATGCTGAATGGATCGATACCATGGCAGATAACTCGGCTATCATCGCTAGAGGTGTTCTCTGTGGCAGACAATAACTTATCGGGATGTCTACCAGCCACTGGTCAGTTCAGCACATTCGATATGAACAGTTACAAAGGGAACAACAACCTTAGATCATGCACTTCAAGTTCAGGTCCCATGGCACCAAATGGTGTTGCAGGAAGTGTGGCTGATGATTCTGACCCGATCCTTTACGTGGTCGGTGCCATTTCATTCGTCTTGGCATTTTGGGCCACTATCACATTCGTATTCTGCCATCCATTTGGGCAGCGTCTTATTCTCAAACTGtaa